In the Nerophis ophidion isolate RoL-2023_Sa linkage group LG01, RoL_Noph_v1.0, whole genome shotgun sequence genome, one interval contains:
- the LOC133549105 gene encoding zinc finger protein OZF-like isoform X4: protein MDDYCYAKMATSCQRESERESETSSKSPTEIKTKDEDVQQLMGNPEKVSPQSGGSSTLKQETPQPPCIKKEEEELCITQEGECLLGREEADYTKFPLTVVSVKTEDDEEKPQVDNLLAPLSDSEAEDEVEEPLSSDTDCEGDMRTHTDNKHYECSSKKRGETCLSCSVCAESFTKRSLLTEHMRTHTGEKTCKCSVCGKSFTVKRSLTQHMRAHTGEKPFNCSVCGKSFSRNSHLTQHMRTHTGEKPFNCSICGQNYSVKRNLTEHMTTHTGKKTFNCSLCGKSYSIKRSFTEHMRTHTGEKPFNCLICGKSLSVKRNLTVHMRKHTGEKAFSCSVCGKSFFGNSSLTQHMRTHTGEKPFNCSVCGKNFSRSSHLTQHMRTHTGEKPFNCSICGRNYSVKRNLNEHMTTHTGEKPLNCLVCGKSFSIKRSLTEHMRKHTGERPFDCSICGKNFSVKRNLTEHMRTHT, encoded by the coding sequence acgtccagcagctgatgggTAATCCAGAAAAAGTTTCccctcagtcaggggggagctccactttgaagcaggagactccacaaccaccctgcattaaaaaggaagaggaggaactctgcatcactcaggagggagagtgtcttctaggacgagaggaagctgattacaccaagtttccactgactgttgtctctgtgaagactgaagatgatgaagagaaaccacaagtagacaacctcttagctccactatcagatagtgaggctgaagacgaggttgaagaacctttgagcagcgatacagactgtgaaggtgatatgaggactcacactgacaacaaacactatGAATGCTCTTCAAAGAAGAGAGGTGAAACATGTTTGAGCTGCTCAGTTTGTGCTGAAAGTTTTACTAAAAGGAGTCTcctgactgaacacatgagaacacacacaggtgaaaaaacatgtaagtgttcagtttgtggcaaaagctttacTGTTAAGAGaagtttgactcaacacatgagagcacacacaggagaaaaaccttttaactgttcagtttgtggcaaaagcttttctcgaaatagccatttgactcaacacatgagaacacacaccggtgaaaaaccatttaactgTTCGATTTGTGGTCAAAACTATTCCGTTAAGAGgaatttgactgaacacatgacaacacacacaggaaaaaaaacatttaattgttcaCTTTGTGGCAAAAGCTATTCAATTAAGAGGAGTTTCACcgaacacatgagaacgcacacaggagaaaaaccatttaattgtttaatttgtgGAAAAAGCCTTTCTGTTAAGAGGAATTTAACTGTACACATGAGAAAACATACAGGAGAAAAggcatttagttgttcagtttgtggcaaaagcttttttGGCAATAGtagtttgactcaacacatgagaacacacacaggagaaaaaccttttaactgttcagtttgtggcaaaaactTTTCTCGAAGTAgccatttgactcaacacatgagaacacacactggtgaaaaaccatttaactgTTCGATTTGTGGTCGAAACTATTCTGTTAAGAGGAATTTGAATGAACACATGAcgacacacacaggagaaaaaccattgAATTGtttagtttgtggcaaaagcttttctatTAAGAGGagtttgactgaacacatgagaaagCACACAGGAGAGAGACCTTTTGATTGTTCAATTTGTGGCAAAAACTTTTCTGTTAAGAGgaatttgactgaacacatgagaacacacacttga